One part of the Nematostella vectensis chromosome 8, jaNemVect1.1, whole genome shotgun sequence genome encodes these proteins:
- the LOC125570093 gene encoding adenosine receptor A3-like has translation MNFSFESTIELTTPWYIPFIIEGCGIAFLNILIIATFAVNAHLRKRSVYLLLSVSVADMIVGVTLVTYGLSIFYEGIRNDVPLTWGFPVVACFDMTSAIASLAGLVLVSLERMVAVVFPLRHRRFGNRPYVVSIGLEWISSMIFTPLLILNTEAFFLFAAIGAPSGLLIMCAAYLAIYIKVMKAKRQALNISAGQLCEQRLAKTLFIASALSVLTWVPDNLEDLVISHNSEYNMCSTLLRCANSLVNPLVYIFRIREFRRALHTMVCRCARDQHQPIRRLWAETAGSSQCQSRV, from the coding sequence ATGAACTTCTCATTTGAATCAACAATAGAGCTGACCACCCCTTGGTACATTCCCTTTATCATAGAGGGATGTGGGATAGCCTTTCTGAACATCCTGATAATCGCTACATTTGCGGTCAATGCCCATTTACGCAAGCGCAGTGTCTATCTTCTGCTGAGTGTCAGCGTCGCAGACATGATTGTCGGCGTTACCTTAGTAACCTACGGCCTGTCAATCTTCTATGAGGGGATAAGAAACGACGTTCCTTTAACTTGGGGCTTCCCTGTTGTTGCATGTTTCGACATGACAAGCGCTATAGCCTCGCTTGCTGGCCTCGTACTGGTTTCGCTTGAGCGGATGGTGGCGGTTGTTTTTCCTTTACGTCACCGTAGATTTGGCAACCGGCCTTACGTCGTATCAATCGGCCTTGAGTGGATctcaagcatgatttttacaCCTCTACTCATACTCAACACAGAGGCATTCTTCCTCTTCGCAGCGATCGGTGCACCTAGTGGCTTACTAATAATGTGTGCAGCGTACTTAGCGATTTACATTAAAGTAATGAAGGCAAAAAGACAGGCCTTGAACATATCTGCGGGCCAGCTATGTGAGCAAAGACTGGCAAAGACATTATTTATAGCGAGTGCCCTATCCGTTCTGACATGGGTACCTGACAATTTGGAAGATCTAGTCATTAGCCATAATTCTGAGTACAACATGTGTAGTACTTTACTTAGATGCGCAAACTCGCTAGTAAACCCTTTGGTGTACATATTCCGCATACGGGAATTTAGAAGGGCATTGCACACGATGGTATGCAGATGTGCACGTGACCAGCATCAGCCAATAAGACGCCTTTGGGCGGAAACGGCAGGAAGCAGTCAATGTCAGTCGAGAGTTTGA